In the Arachis ipaensis cultivar K30076 chromosome B10, Araip1.1, whole genome shotgun sequence genome, one interval contains:
- the LOC107620198 gene encoding DNA ligase 1-like: MLRLEQKWRSQLPTQSGGSKRTKVSATEAYSSSSNPETPLANKPGVDSPVRSQGSKKSKRKGKKKAQMSEDFSEKKSSVVKKLSLMEDIKNVREKELMDREKEREEEKEHRAKIMAIKEKELQIQVAMKEQELQAQAAMKELELHTQRYIKEMEIKEKERKMERMAKEREREMDMQILNADTSTMSEKQRALHEIACEKIIAKWFT; the protein is encoded by the coding sequence ATGCTTAGGTTGGAGCAAAAATGGAGAAGCCAACTACCTACACAGAGTGGCGGCTCAAAGAGAACCAAGGTTAGTGCAACTGAAGCATACTCATCCTCATCAAACCCAGAAACACCATTGGCTAACAAACCCGGTGTGGACTCTCCCGTTCGCTCACAAGGATCAAAGAAGAGCAAGCGAAAAGGTAAGAAAAAAGCACAAATGTCTGAAGATTTTAGCGAAAAGAAATCATCGGTTGTTAAAAAAttatctctcatggaagatattaAGAATGTTAGAGAAAAGGAACTAATGGAtagggaaaaagaaagagaagaggagaaggaACATAGAGCAAAGATTATGGCAATCAAAGAGAAGGAGTTACAAATTCAAGTggcaatgaaagaacaagaattacaagcTCAAGCGGCAATGAAAGAACTAGAATTACATACTCAGAGGTATATTAAAGAAATggagataaaagaaaaagaaaggaaaatggaAAGGATGGCCAAGGAAAGGGAAAGGGAGATGGATATGCAAATACTTAATGCTGACACGTCTACAATGAGTGAAAAACAACGAGCTCTTCATGAGATTGCATGTGAGAAAATAATCGCCAAGTGGTTTACTTAA
- the LOC107621617 gene encoding uncharacterized protein LOC107621617: MAANRWLKPEVYPLFASVGVAVGICAMQLVRNITTNPEVRVLKEKRSAGILENFEEGEKYSQHTVRKFVRNKTPQIMPSINKFFSDPN, from the exons ATGGCCGCCAACAGATGGTTGAAGCCTGAG GTATACCCTCTCTTTGCCTCAGTTGGTGTGGCCGTTGGAATTTGCGCTATGCAACTTGTTAGGAACATAACAACCAACCCTGAAGTCAG GGTactaaaagagaaaagaagtgCAGGAATTCTTGAGAATTTTGAAGAGGGTGAGAAGTATTCACAGCACACCGTTAGGAAGTTCGTCCGCAACAAGACGCCCCAGATCATGCCATCTATTAACAAATTCTTCTCCGATCCAAACTAG
- the LOC107620195 gene encoding uncharacterized protein LOC107620195, protein MLAYGVAADAVDDYVRIGESTTIECLEKFVEGIISVFKDEYLRKPNPNDVQRLLQMAEGRGFPGMLVLEVIASSDLWKWHTFFGVSGSNNDMNVLDRSPVFDDILNDRALEIVFILNGPHLSNQSQSHKGRNASYLHNTKKGKEKMWSEHSMKDTLMQEILLKA, encoded by the exons ATGTTAGCATATGGCGTAGCAGCTGATGCTGTTGATGATTATGTGCGCATAGGCGAGAGCACTACAATTGAATGCTTGGAAAAATTTGTTGAAGGTATCATTTCGGTGTTCAAGGATGAATACTTGCGAAAACCCAATCCAAATGATGTACAACGCCTACTACAAATGGCGGAGGGTCGTGGCTTCCCTGGCATGTTGG TACTTGAGGTTATAGCATCTTCAGACCTTTGGAAATGGCATACGTTCTTTGGAGTTTCTGGTTCAAATAACGATATGAACGTGTTAGATCGTTCTCCAGTATTCGATGATATTCTAAATGACCGTGCTCTAGAG ATTGTATTTATCCTGAATGGGCCACATTTGTCAAATCAATCTCAAAGCCACAAGGGGAGAAACGCAAGTTATTTGCACAATACCAAGAAGGGCAAAGAAAAGATGTGGAGCGAGCATTCA ATGAAAGATACACTTATGCAGGAAATTTTGCTCAAGGCTTAG